The following proteins come from a genomic window of Paenibacillus swuensis:
- a CDS encoding Z1 domain-containing protein — MNPNVQTLDKFIWAAINTKFPDTPPNEEDFMSEATTLRNTLNLLYPVSDDEFENVVKKLKSSLMIAMDVGVYISDEHSDHQSWLPGRRAETDFYYWQRYRRYLEDLKGWNTRVTSNLDIVSSEIVDLLGDPKNINSWQRRGLVLGDVQSGKTANYTAICNKAADTGYKVIIVLAGTMENLRMQTQERLDKEFAGRLSKDLLKIKGNREVKNVFDGVGKIDSTKRISAFTTVLFDFNSSILNSNDLTLKNINEPALFVVKKNKQILKNLESWLCSNNADQNGMIDLPLLIIDDEADSASVNTKKEDESPTAINSAIRSILKRFYRASYLGITATPFANIFINPETSEEMLGDDLFPRDFIYVLSPPTSYIGADALFGDEPKYYGSLIKIETDEIEDYLPFKHKKNHEVDLLPTSLHIAIGYFMLVNAIRDVRKDNNEHRSMLINVSRFTDVQVSVKENINVWIDQVKSDIRNYGGLDERQWDKIGSIVFLKNVWDEYELEKKCAVSWMLLIKEYLYKAISPIEVRAVNQKTGAASLNYYAYRDNGFRVIAVGGNSLSRGLTLEGLCVSYFYRNSQMYDTLLQMGRWFGYRPNYDDLFKVWMAKDAIDWYGYITSAANELKLEISKMNKYRQTPRDFGLKVRQDPNSLLVTARNKMRSGTSVSRPISVTGKVLETPRLKSKPEILHANEKAFKMFLASLDVTREVNSSPKGFLWRGVKKDLVVELLSSFDTHPWHLAFQGKALASYIDNKSELSSWDVILPSGSSDIELDLVDAIGNFSTKLQQRTVDESDGMLRISGTKVRVGSGGLTRAGLSLDRIKEIDKNFKANNPDKNVPDSEYLLEDRNPLLMLHIIESKKEGKNIPDILYAIGIGIPGIGNVETVNYMVNVVELRNWMDIDDDEDDDDGY; from the coding sequence ATGAATCCCAATGTACAAACTCTAGATAAATTTATATGGGCAGCAATAAATACTAAATTTCCGGATACACCTCCAAATGAAGAGGATTTTATGTCAGAAGCTACGACATTGCGGAATACATTAAATCTTCTGTATCCAGTGTCAGATGATGAATTCGAAAATGTTGTTAAGAAATTAAAGTCATCATTAATGATTGCAATGGATGTCGGAGTATACATATCCGATGAACACAGCGATCACCAATCTTGGTTGCCAGGCCGTCGTGCAGAAACAGACTTTTATTATTGGCAACGTTATAGAAGATACCTTGAAGATTTAAAAGGTTGGAATACTAGAGTTACTTCAAACCTAGATATTGTGTCTAGTGAAATTGTAGATTTACTTGGAGATCCTAAAAACATAAATTCTTGGCAACGAAGAGGCTTAGTATTAGGAGATGTTCAATCAGGTAAAACAGCTAATTATACTGCTATTTGTAATAAAGCTGCAGATACCGGTTACAAGGTGATTATTGTGCTTGCAGGAACAATGGAAAATTTAAGAATGCAAACCCAGGAACGATTAGATAAAGAATTTGCTGGGCGTTTAAGTAAAGATTTATTAAAAATTAAAGGCAATCGAGAAGTGAAGAATGTGTTTGACGGAGTTGGGAAAATAGATTCAACTAAAAGAATTTCAGCATTTACAACTGTACTCTTTGACTTCAACTCTTCAATATTAAACAGTAATGACTTGACACTAAAGAACATAAATGAACCTGCATTATTTGTTGTAAAGAAGAATAAACAAATTCTCAAAAATTTAGAAAGTTGGCTTTGTTCCAACAATGCTGATCAAAATGGAATGATTGATTTACCTCTTTTGATTATTGATGATGAAGCAGATAGTGCATCTGTAAATACTAAAAAAGAAGATGAAAGTCCGACTGCCATAAATTCTGCTATACGTTCAATTCTAAAGAGATTTTATAGAGCCTCCTATCTTGGAATTACGGCTACACCGTTTGCTAATATATTTATTAATCCTGAAACATCCGAAGAAATGTTAGGCGATGATTTATTCCCTAGAGATTTTATATATGTATTATCACCTCCTACTAGTTACATTGGTGCAGATGCCTTATTCGGAGATGAACCTAAATATTATGGTAGTTTAATTAAAATTGAAACTGATGAAATAGAAGATTACTTACCATTTAAGCATAAGAAAAATCATGAAGTGGATTTATTACCTACAAGCCTTCATATTGCCATAGGGTACTTTATGCTAGTTAATGCAATACGAGATGTACGTAAGGATAATAATGAACATAGATCTATGCTAATAAATGTTAGTAGATTCACTGATGTGCAAGTCTCAGTTAAAGAAAATATTAATGTATGGATTGATCAAGTGAAATCTGACATAAGGAATTATGGAGGACTTGATGAAAGACAATGGGATAAAATTGGTTCAATTGTTTTCCTTAAGAATGTTTGGGATGAATATGAGCTCGAGAAGAAATGCGCTGTAAGCTGGATGTTGTTAATTAAGGAATATTTATATAAGGCTATATCACCTATCGAAGTTAGAGCAGTAAACCAGAAAACTGGAGCTGCAAGCCTGAATTATTACGCTTATAGAGACAATGGATTCAGAGTTATAGCAGTTGGAGGAAACAGTCTATCACGAGGACTAACCTTAGAAGGGCTATGCGTAAGTTATTTTTATCGTAACTCACAGATGTATGATACTTTACTTCAAATGGGGAGATGGTTTGGTTACAGACCAAACTACGATGATTTATTTAAAGTATGGATGGCGAAAGATGCCATAGACTGGTACGGCTATATAACATCTGCAGCAAATGAGCTGAAACTTGAAATAAGCAAGATGAATAAGTACAGACAAACGCCAAGAGATTTTGGTCTTAAAGTAAGACAAGATCCTAATTCATTACTGGTAACAGCAAGGAATAAAATGAGATCTGGAACAAGTGTGAGCCGGCCGATATCAGTTACAGGAAAAGTGTTGGAGACTCCAAGATTAAAATCTAAACCGGAGATTCTACATGCAAATGAAAAAGCTTTTAAGATGTTTTTAGCAAGTCTCGACGTTACAAGAGAAGTTAATTCTTCACCTAAAGGTTTTTTGTGGAGAGGTGTAAAAAAGGATTTAGTTGTAGAGTTACTTAGTAGCTTTGATACTCATCCATGGCATTTGGCATTTCAGGGTAAAGCTTTAGCCAGTTACATAGATAATAAATCAGAATTAAGTTCGTGGGATGTAATTTTACCTTCAGGTTCTAGTGATATTGAGCTTGATTTAGTTGATGCAATTGGCAACTTCTCAACGAAATTGCAACAACGCACAGTAGACGAATCAGACGGTATGTTAAGGATCTCGGGAACAAAAGTCAGGGTAGGTTCTGGCGGTTTAACTAGAGCAGGTTTGTCCCTAGACAGAATTAAGGAAATTGACAAGAATTTCAAGGCTAATAATCCTGACAAGAATGTTCCTGATAGTGAATATCTCTTAGAAGACAGAAATCCATTATTAATGTTACATATTATTGAAAGTAAAAAAGAAGGAAAGAACATTCCTGATATATTATACGCAATAGGCATTGGTATACCCGGTATTGGTAATGTGGAAACTGTGAATTATATGGTAAACGTTGTAGAGCTTAGGAATTGGATGGATATAGATGATGATGAGGACGACGATGATGGATACTGA
- a CDS encoding ATP-binding protein — translation MNIISVPPFAPVLMESTRSIGYSIETAIADIIDNSIAAKATNIDIAFFPINPYISILDDGHGMDQDSLINAMRYGSKNPTATRGTKDLGRFGLGLKTAALSQCKKLTVVTKVGSSLLGAQWDLDLVINTGEWSLKLLDLDDVSELPQVSQLMLLKAGTLVIMQDLDRLILGEKNIELSMGKYMDTVRNHLSLVFHRYISGEKGLKKIKISINNLKVEANDPFLVEKSNQIMEEEVINIEGKKVTVSPFILPHISNLTQLELEQLGGKDGLRKKQGFYIYRNKRLLVSGTWFNMMRQDEMSKLARVRVDIPNSLDYLWTLDIKKSMAIPPEVVKKNLSIVIERLADRSKRTWTYRGKKETNDSNIHMWNRIITRGKGVFYEINRDHLLFDGLENLNKSEKQSLNHLIRQIETNLPLNQLYVDLTNDEQITNTENIMDAEILKMLKHILSGCKDKREKNEMLGRLSISDPFNQHPEVIKRLMQEVN, via the coding sequence ATGAATATTATATCAGTACCTCCATTTGCCCCAGTGTTGATGGAATCAACTAGGTCGATTGGTTACTCTATAGAAACTGCAATTGCAGATATAATTGATAATAGTATTGCTGCGAAAGCAACGAATATTGATATTGCCTTTTTTCCAATCAATCCGTATATATCTATTCTTGATGACGGACATGGAATGGATCAAGATAGTTTAATAAATGCGATGAGATACGGAAGCAAAAACCCAACGGCCACTAGAGGAACTAAAGACTTAGGAAGGTTCGGTCTCGGTTTAAAAACAGCTGCGCTTTCACAATGCAAAAAACTCACAGTTGTAACTAAAGTAGGTTCATCATTATTAGGAGCTCAATGGGATTTGGATCTGGTGATTAATACAGGAGAATGGTCACTAAAGCTATTAGACCTGGATGATGTGAGTGAATTACCTCAAGTTAGTCAGCTTATGTTACTTAAGGCTGGGACATTAGTTATAATGCAGGATCTAGATAGACTTATCTTGGGTGAGAAAAATATTGAATTAAGCATGGGCAAATATATGGACACTGTTAGAAACCATCTTTCTTTAGTGTTTCACAGGTATATCTCAGGTGAAAAAGGATTAAAGAAAATTAAAATATCTATTAATAATTTAAAGGTTGAAGCAAATGATCCATTTTTAGTAGAGAAAAGCAACCAGATCATGGAAGAGGAAGTCATTAATATTGAAGGAAAGAAAGTGACGGTAAGTCCATTTATACTACCTCATATCTCTAACCTCACACAATTAGAACTAGAACAACTCGGTGGAAAAGATGGATTGCGTAAGAAACAAGGTTTTTACATCTACAGAAACAAAAGGCTGCTTGTTTCAGGAACATGGTTTAATATGATGCGGCAAGACGAAATGTCAAAATTAGCACGAGTTCGTGTTGATATACCTAATTCCCTTGACTACCTATGGACGCTTGATATTAAGAAATCCATGGCTATTCCTCCCGAAGTTGTAAAAAAAAATTTATCAATTGTCATTGAAAGATTAGCTGATCGCAGCAAAAGGACATGGACATACCGTGGTAAAAAAGAAACTAACGATTCGAATATACATATGTGGAATAGAATAATTACTAGAGGTAAAGGAGTATTCTATGAGATTAATAGGGATCATTTACTCTTTGATGGACTTGAGAATTTAAATAAATCGGAGAAACAATCACTGAATCATTTAATAAGGCAAATAGAAACTAATCTACCGTTAAACCAGTTATATGTAGATCTGACAAATGACGAACAAATTACAAATACAGAAAACATTATGGATGCTGAGATCCTTAAAATGCTAAAACATATTTTAAGTGGATGTAAAGACAAAAGGGAAAAGAACGAAATGCTGGGCAGGCTTTCTATATCTGACCCTTTTAATCAACACCCAGAAGTAATAAAGAGATTAATGCAGGAGGTTAATTAA
- a CDS encoding DEAD/DEAH box helicase family protein produces MPNIKLITENLADELIPAIERATSIYIMTSFVMASGVQILAPHLRKAAQYGTEIKVLGGDYLFVTQPDALRKLLQIDPRIEARLWRSRGASFHPKAYLLDFEENEGLLIVGSSNLSRSAFKLGIEWNLAMNAQAEPTTFQDALDKFMHNFHHEWTVPLNELTIAEYEKEYEIHKQRNPELERLVIELDELELHTSAPVAITEPIIEETITFLEPRPAQQLALEALAATVEEDYNKAMVVMATGLGKTYLAAFFAKSYKRVLFVAHREEILQQASASFHRVLPDRSVGLYNGQEKNVTADCVFASIYTLGMKKHRERFNSDAFDLIIVDEFHHAAARSYQSVLEYFQPEFMLGITATPDRMDGKDVYGLCDGNVAYQLHFLDAIQQQWLSPFRYFGVYDETDYSAIPWVGSGYDEEELLAAQLKDDMAEKIYQAWTQHKQTRTIGFCSSIRQANFLAQFFKGKGVKALALHSNTREMSRVQAIQGIQDLTLELIFTVDLFNEGVDIPSVDTLLFTRPTESLTVFTQQVGRGLRLHGGKSHCSIIDLIGNYRYADLKMSLFQIAEESTERNNKSAVPSTVASCEINLELRVINLLEELFRKRQPRKDNLKFSYFKLKSELGRRPTYLELHLHGHANSREYVQEFKSYLGFLHWAGELDEHEVEVYLQHQDWIREVEGTVMTKSYKMVVLAAMLERGPDHWADAITPEEVAPYFHRFYMEKDYRKKIDFSDAETKKLWDYDEAKVAKLIARMPMTKWSGSSKGLVSFEGGRFEFNIPNNIDSSELIYVWVEQICKYRLHWHFERKVNNTLFINTKGK; encoded by the coding sequence ATGCCTAATATCAAACTGATTACAGAGAACTTGGCAGATGAACTAATCCCAGCGATAGAGAGAGCCACATCGATTTATATCATGACATCGTTCGTTATGGCTTCCGGCGTGCAGATCCTTGCCCCACACTTAAGGAAGGCCGCTCAATACGGCACGGAGATTAAAGTGTTGGGTGGGGATTATCTTTTTGTTACGCAGCCGGATGCCCTAAGAAAGCTTCTTCAGATCGACCCGAGAATAGAAGCCCGATTATGGCGCAGCCGGGGTGCATCCTTTCATCCGAAGGCGTACCTGCTTGATTTTGAAGAGAATGAGGGCTTGCTTATTGTGGGCTCATCCAACTTGTCCCGTTCCGCGTTTAAGTTAGGGATTGAGTGGAATCTAGCAATGAATGCTCAAGCGGAGCCGACAACGTTCCAAGATGCACTGGATAAATTCATGCACAATTTCCATCATGAGTGGACAGTCCCTCTTAACGAACTGACCATTGCGGAATATGAGAAGGAATACGAGATTCACAAACAACGAAATCCAGAGCTTGAGAGGCTGGTGATCGAGTTAGATGAACTGGAGTTACATACTTCTGCACCTGTTGCGATTACAGAACCTATTATTGAGGAAACAATAACCTTCCTTGAACCCCGTCCTGCCCAACAGTTGGCCCTTGAGGCTCTAGCAGCAACCGTAGAGGAAGACTATAACAAGGCCATGGTTGTGATGGCAACGGGGCTTGGGAAGACGTATTTGGCCGCATTTTTTGCAAAAAGTTATAAAAGAGTTCTGTTTGTAGCCCATCGCGAAGAAATTCTTCAACAAGCCTCGGCTTCATTCCATAGAGTGCTACCCGATCGTTCCGTCGGACTTTATAACGGGCAAGAGAAGAATGTGACGGCGGATTGCGTGTTTGCATCCATTTACACACTTGGGATGAAGAAGCATCGTGAACGGTTCAATTCAGATGCCTTTGATCTTATCATTGTGGATGAGTTTCACCATGCTGCGGCCAGATCGTATCAATCGGTGCTGGAGTACTTCCAGCCTGAGTTCATGCTTGGGATTACCGCGACACCTGATCGGATGGATGGCAAGGATGTATATGGCCTTTGTGATGGGAATGTGGCGTATCAGTTGCATTTTCTGGATGCAATACAACAACAGTGGTTAAGTCCATTTCGGTATTTCGGGGTTTATGACGAGACGGATTATAGTGCTATCCCTTGGGTTGGTTCCGGCTATGACGAGGAAGAATTACTGGCGGCGCAGCTCAAGGATGATATGGCGGAGAAGATATATCAGGCATGGACACAACATAAGCAAACACGAACCATCGGCTTCTGTTCATCCATTCGGCAAGCAAATTTCTTGGCGCAATTCTTCAAGGGCAAAGGTGTTAAAGCTCTGGCTCTGCATTCCAATACAAGAGAAATGTCCAGAGTTCAGGCAATTCAAGGGATTCAGGACTTGACGTTGGAGCTGATCTTCACCGTAGATCTGTTTAATGAGGGTGTAGATATTCCATCGGTAGATACACTACTGTTCACAAGACCAACCGAGTCATTAACCGTATTCACCCAACAAGTGGGCAGGGGCCTAAGGTTACATGGGGGCAAATCGCATTGCTCCATCATCGACCTGATCGGGAACTATCGTTACGCTGACTTGAAGATGAGCCTGTTCCAAATTGCAGAGGAGAGTACGGAACGTAATAATAAATCCGCTGTGCCTTCTACAGTGGCTAGTTGCGAAATCAATCTTGAATTAAGAGTAATCAATCTACTTGAGGAACTGTTCCGGAAGCGGCAACCAAGGAAAGATAACCTTAAGTTCTCATACTTCAAGCTAAAGAGTGAGCTTGGACGACGTCCAACCTATCTGGAATTACACCTCCATGGACATGCGAATAGCCGGGAGTATGTGCAGGAATTTAAGTCTTATCTCGGCTTCCTGCATTGGGCAGGGGAATTAGATGAGCACGAGGTTGAGGTGTACTTGCAACACCAAGATTGGATCCGTGAGGTCGAAGGAACTGTGATGACCAAGAGTTACAAGATGGTTGTATTAGCAGCCATGTTGGAGCGCGGACCAGATCACTGGGCGGATGCTATTACCCCAGAAGAAGTTGCACCCTATTTCCATCGCTTCTATATGGAGAAGGACTATAGAAAGAAGATTGATTTCTCCGATGCTGAAACAAAGAAGTTATGGGATTATGATGAGGCTAAAGTAGCCAAGTTAATCGCGAGGATGCCTATGACCAAATGGAGTGGGAGTTCTAAGGGGTTAGTGTCATTTGAGGGTGGAAGATTTGAGTTTAACATTCCGAATAATATTGATTCATCAGAATTGATATACGTTTGGGTTGAGCAAATATGTAAATATAGATTGCATTGGCATTTTGAAAGAAAAGTTAATAATACATTGTTTATTAATACAAAGGGGAAGTAG
- a CDS encoding nucleoside triphosphate pyrophosphohydrolase yields MPTYNKLVRDLIPQIINNSGKTYNTRILDNAEYVVELRNKLGEELNEYLEAGTDLESLEELADLLELVHALTAVHGSTPQQLEQLRQAKAEKRGGFNDRIFLIDVQDA; encoded by the coding sequence ATGCCAACCTACAACAAACTTGTCCGGGATCTCATCCCTCAAATTATAAATAATAGCGGTAAAACCTATAACACACGCATCCTGGATAACGCGGAGTATGTAGTAGAACTTCGCAACAAACTTGGGGAAGAGCTCAATGAATACCTTGAAGCAGGCACGGATCTAGAATCCCTTGAGGAGTTAGCAGATTTGCTTGAGCTTGTTCATGCGTTGACCGCCGTTCACGGCTCCACACCTCAACAATTGGAACAACTACGTCAGGCTAAAGCAGAGAAACGCGGAGGATTCAACGACCGGATCTTCCTGATCGACGTTCAAGATGCCTAA
- a CDS encoding vWA domain-containing protein: protein MKPVQFTYAWNRPFWPEAGVEKEYLLLEMKGIGDKKVKERAPLNLCLVLDRSGSMSGNPLEYSKKACQFVVDQMNEGDMLSMVTFEDEVSTVFEPQFAERKSELKRRIQTIQPGGCTNISGGLLKGLQYVAMNKREGYVNRVILLSDGQANRGIIEPEKLGSIAKEYVTAGIGVTTMGVGENFDEEVLEAISENGGGNFYYIDKAERIPFIFHKELEGLLTVLAQNLQLQLTPEPHVCIMNIYGIPAGDSNKLTFQLGDLYHHEVKSLLIEISSTRQSAGIHRVLGAALQYMDVTGTVQAVEENMDIQAHYTQNVDLLDQPANPYVDQQVQITKSAEAIERAMHAFDSGELNEGQEILKHQADALLAQAILTDNVVLREESQLLYEKLENFEYSAGMRKELHAQKYRSRRRG from the coding sequence ATGAAACCTGTACAGTTTACGTATGCTTGGAATCGCCCTTTTTGGCCGGAAGCGGGTGTGGAGAAGGAGTATCTGTTGCTGGAGATGAAAGGCATTGGAGATAAGAAGGTCAAGGAGCGCGCGCCGCTGAACCTCTGCCTGGTGTTGGACCGGAGCGGATCCATGTCGGGGAACCCGTTGGAGTACAGCAAGAAAGCCTGCCAGTTCGTGGTCGACCAGATGAACGAGGGGGATATGCTCAGTATGGTGACGTTCGAGGATGAGGTGAGTACGGTGTTCGAGCCACAGTTCGCCGAGCGCAAGTCCGAGTTGAAGCGGAGAATCCAGACGATCCAGCCGGGCGGTTGCACGAACATAAGCGGCGGGTTGTTGAAAGGGCTGCAGTATGTAGCGATGAACAAGCGGGAAGGGTACGTGAACCGGGTGATCCTGCTGTCTGACGGCCAAGCGAACCGTGGGATTATCGAACCGGAGAAACTGGGCAGTATCGCCAAAGAGTATGTAACCGCGGGCATCGGCGTGACCACCATGGGTGTGGGCGAGAACTTCGACGAAGAGGTGCTGGAAGCAATCAGCGAGAACGGCGGCGGGAACTTCTACTATATTGATAAGGCGGAGCGGATTCCTTTTATCTTTCATAAGGAACTGGAAGGACTCCTCACCGTTCTCGCGCAAAATCTCCAACTCCAACTCACCCCCGAACCCCATGTCTGCATCATGAATATTTACGGCATTCCGGCGGGTGATTCTAACAAACTCACGTTCCAGTTAGGCGACCTGTATCATCATGAGGTGAAATCGTTATTGATCGAGATCAGCTCTACCCGCCAATCGGCCGGCATCCACAGAGTGTTGGGCGCAGCGTTACAGTACATGGACGTGACAGGAACCGTGCAAGCGGTAGAAGAGAACATGGACATCCAGGCGCATTATACGCAAAATGTGGACCTTCTGGACCAACCCGCGAACCCCTACGTTGATCAACAAGTTCAGATTACAAAAAGCGCCGAGGCAATCGAGCGGGCGATGCACGCATTCGACAGCGGTGAGTTGAACGAGGGGCAGGAGATCCTTAAGCATCAGGCGGATGCGTTGCTGGCACAGGCGATCCTGACGGACAACGTGGTGCTACGCGAGGAGTCGCAGCTGTTGTATGAGAAGCTCGAGAACTTCGAGTATTCGGCTGGGATGCGGAAAGAGCTGCATGCACAGAAGTATCGGAGTAGGCGGCGGGGGTAG
- a CDS encoding 3'-5' exonuclease, whose product MKFIIYDLEFTVLRNRQHLSEIIEWGAVMMRVDEAGGELYMADLFHTHVRPRNHPNLSQMTQQFTGITQEDMKDAPSFQEAVEQFREWAGSDEEYFLCSWGNDDRFQLMRHCKDQQMDLTWIANHNDLQYSFTKKHSEDTRQRYGLKRALELLDFPFTGRQHSGLDDAFNTAKIFRHLYPELKLERNIASEEQLVASETVYSTEEPEGNFPLSGLSALLNLKIDKEPMPSA is encoded by the coding sequence TTGAAGTTTATCATTTATGATCTGGAGTTTACGGTGCTGCGGAACAGGCAGCATCTGTCGGAGATTATTGAGTGGGGCGCGGTGATGATGCGCGTGGATGAGGCCGGCGGTGAGCTCTATATGGCGGATTTGTTCCACACCCATGTACGTCCGCGCAATCATCCGAATCTGTCGCAGATGACCCAGCAGTTTACTGGCATCACGCAAGAAGATATGAAGGATGCCCCTTCCTTTCAAGAGGCCGTGGAACAATTCCGTGAATGGGCGGGTTCGGACGAGGAGTACTTCCTGTGTTCCTGGGGCAACGACGACCGGTTCCAACTCATGCGCCATTGCAAAGACCAGCAGATGGACCTGACCTGGATCGCAAACCACAACGACCTACAATACTCATTTACCAAGAAACACAGTGAAGACACCCGCCAACGCTATGGTCTCAAAAGAGCGCTTGAACTGCTGGACTTCCCCTTCACCGGACGGCAACACTCGGGGCTGGATGACGCGTTCAATACGGCGAAGATTTTCCGTCACCTTTACCCGGAGCTGAAGCTGGAGCGCAACATCGCTTCCGAGGAGCAATTGGTTGCATCCGAGACGGTGTACAGCACGGAGGAACCGGAAGGCAATTTCCCGCTTAGCGGATTGAGCGCCCTGCTCAACTTGAAGATCGACAAAGAGCCTATGCCTTCGGCATAA
- a CDS encoding phytanoyl-CoA dioxygenase family protein, whose product MNEIIQLNEELQQDYTLTAEQIQAYQAQGHILLPKLASRPLVEAYRPVIQEEVIRLNRETRPLEERDTYGKAFLQIQNLWEKSDKLRSFVLARRFAKVAAELMGVYGVRMYHDQALFKEPGGGHTPWHQDQIYWPVDTDQTITLWMPLVDIPEEVGSMTFVSGSHHRGYISKLEISDQSHQTLKQYIEGENLPQVCYGAMTAGDATFHAGWTLHSAPGNPTPNTREVMTVIYVKDGTKVIEPDTNARKGDLRTWMPGLQPGDEVNSVLNPLIYKA is encoded by the coding sequence ATGAACGAGATTATTCAACTTAACGAAGAATTACAGCAGGACTATACATTAACCGCGGAGCAGATTCAAGCTTACCAGGCGCAGGGACATATCCTGTTGCCGAAGCTCGCGTCACGCCCCCTGGTGGAAGCATACAGACCCGTCATTCAAGAGGAAGTGATTCGGCTGAACCGGGAAACGCGGCCTTTGGAGGAGCGGGATACGTATGGGAAGGCTTTTCTGCAGATACAGAATTTGTGGGAAAAAAGCGACAAGCTAAGGTCCTTCGTCCTCGCCCGGCGGTTTGCGAAAGTAGCAGCGGAGTTGATGGGGGTATACGGTGTTCGGATGTACCATGACCAGGCGCTGTTCAAGGAACCGGGCGGCGGACATACGCCGTGGCATCAGGATCAGATCTACTGGCCGGTCGATACGGACCAGACCATTACGTTGTGGATGCCGCTCGTGGATATTCCCGAGGAAGTGGGATCCATGACCTTCGTCTCTGGCTCGCACCACCGGGGGTATATCAGCAAGCTGGAGATTTCCGATCAATCCCACCAGACGCTGAAACAGTACATCGAAGGTGAGAATCTGCCGCAAGTGTGTTATGGCGCGATGACCGCCGGGGATGCCACGTTCCATGCGGGATGGACGCTGCACAGCGCGCCGGGCAACCCGACGCCGAACACGCGGGAAGTGATGACCGTCATCTACGTCAAGGACGGCACTAAAGTCATTGAGCCGGACACGAACGCGCGCAAGGGTGATTTGCGGACTTGGATGCCGGGCTTGCAGCCGGGGGATGAAGTGAACAGCGTGCTGAATCCTCTGATTTATAAAGCGTAA
- a CDS encoding helix-turn-helix transcriptional regulator yields the protein MDFSDIPKNAPQTYPILRETDFGEVSPSVHWAQLHTTRKKQEYPLRRIYDHELLLLLDGRLTARIHDREFSLSSGELLFIPAGVPHELRVHSEEALFLGVHFDYYDELEIAYDLDIIVDERSPRVEDFCAEAVMPGCSPWSASPVLPYSSEILADMQRLIREFGSKLPGTPAVCKGLMLQILTGLYRMQMDQAQALPPNAGERLSVVTSWLEEHYREPCSNQTLARLIHVHEDYMAKLFKQMYGMTPNKYLQFIRHRKAKDLLRHTDLTVEEIGRDVGYEDLHYFSRTFRKWEGVSPRGYRNADLFY from the coding sequence TTGGACTTTTCCGATATCCCAAAGAATGCTCCCCAGACCTATCCGATCCTTCGGGAAACCGACTTCGGCGAGGTATCCCCGAGCGTCCATTGGGCGCAGCTGCATACGACGCGCAAGAAGCAGGAGTATCCGCTTCGGCGCATCTATGATCACGAGCTGCTGCTCTTGCTGGACGGCCGTCTGACCGCGCGCATCCACGATCGGGAGTTCAGCCTGTCTTCAGGCGAGCTTCTATTCATCCCCGCCGGTGTACCGCACGAGCTCCGTGTGCATTCGGAGGAGGCTTTGTTTTTGGGGGTGCATTTTGACTATTATGATGAGTTGGAGATTGCGTATGATTTGGATATTATCGTGGATGAACGGTCGCCCCGAGTGGAGGATTTCTGCGCGGAGGCGGTGATGCCGGGTTGTTCGCCTTGGAGCGCGAGCCCGGTGCTGCCTTACAGTTCGGAAATTCTGGCGGACATGCAGCGCCTGATTCGCGAATTCGGTTCGAAGCTGCCCGGCACACCCGCCGTATGCAAAGGGTTGATGCTCCAGATCCTCACGGGATTGTACCGCATGCAGATGGATCAGGCGCAAGCGCTGCCCCCGAATGCCGGGGAACGCTTGTCCGTTGTGACTTCGTGGCTGGAAGAGCATTACCGCGAGCCCTGCTCCAACCAGACGCTGGCGCGGCTCATTCATGTACATGAGGACTATATGGCCAAGCTGTTCAAGCAGATGTACGGGATGACGCCGAACAAGTATCTGCAGTTCATCCGTCATCGGAAGGCGAAGGACCTGCTTCGGCACACGGATCTCACGGTGGAGGAGATCGGACGGGATGTGGGTTACGAGGATTTGCATTATTTTAGCCGGACGTTTCGCAAGTGGGAAGGGGTATCGCCGAGGGGCTATCGAAACGCGGATCTGTTCTATTAG